The DNA window TGGAACCGTAACGGCCTTCCCCCGCGAAGGGGGGAAGACTTTTCGGAACAGCCTCACCTCTGAAACAGCGGCAGCGACTTGCCCACGCTCTGGACCACGCCCCAGGCCAGCGGGATCGCCACGATGAGCCAGGAAACGACGAGGCGGGCCGTCGAGGATTTCGATTCGGTGGTGTTCATGAGTTGGCGTCCTGGTCGGTGGCGGGATCGTCGGGATGGCGGTGGTGGCGGGAGTCGACGGGGGTGATGAGCAGGTTGCAGGCCAGGCCCGCCAGCAGCAGGGCGGCCATCAGGTACATGGTCGCGTTGTAGGCCTCGGCGCGGGGGACGCCCTGGGCGATCCGATACGTCGAAATGTAGTTCACCAATTGCGGTCCCAGGACCGCGGCCATCGACCAGGACGTGATCAATCGCCCGTGGATGGCGCCCAGGTGGAGCGTGCCGAAGAGGTCGCGGAGGTACGCCGGGATCGTGGCGAAGCCGCCGCCGTACATCGAGATGATCGTCGCCGTCAGCCCGACGAAGAGCGCCACGCTGTGGGTCTTCTGGGCGAACGGGATCAGGCAATACAGCAGGGCGCCCAAAAGGAAATAGACGCAGTAAACCCCCTTGCGACCGACGTGGTCCGAGGCCGACGACCAGAAGAACCGCCCCGCCATGTTGAACAGGCTGAGGAGTCCCGCGAAGCCGCCCCCCACCGCCGCACTCACGCCGAACATGTCCTGGCAGATCAGCGAGGCTTGCCCCAGGATGCCGATCCCCGCCGTGACGTTCAGGCAGAGCACCCCCCAGAGCAGCCAGAACTGGGGGGTCTTCCAGGCGAGATCCACCGGCACGTCGGCGTCCGACACCAGCTTGCGGGGCTTCGCCGAGGGGACGAATCCCTCCGGCCGCCAGCCCGCCGAGGGGATCCGGATCGTGAACGCGCCGAACATCATGAGAGCGAAGTAGAGCAAGGCCATCGCCAGGAACGCTTCCCAGACCCCGACCGACCCCGCCGACTTGAACCGGCCCATCAACTCCACACCGAGCGGCGCCCCGATCAGCGCCCCGCCGCCGAAGCCCATGATCGCCAGTCCGGTGGCCATCCCCGGCCGGTCCGGGAACCACTTCACCAGCGTCGACACCGGCGCGATGTACCCCAGCCCGAGCCCCACGCCCCCGATCACGCCGTACCCCAGGTAGAGGACGCTAAGGCTGTGCAGCCAGGCCCCCAGCGCCGAGACCAGCAACCCGCCGCAGAAGCAACAGGCGCTCGCGACGATCGTCTTCCTCGG is part of the Paludisphaera rhizosphaerae genome and encodes:
- a CDS encoding MFS transporter small subunit, which translates into the protein MNTTESKSSTARLVVSWLIVAIPLAWGVVQSVGKSLPLFQR
- a CDS encoding OFA family MFS transporter encodes the protein MQVVETAAPGLLDRERTIAPAGFNRWLIPPAAMAVHLCIGEVYGFSVFNVPLTRLAGVDHSVDGVDWTIPQVGWCYSIALIMLGLSAAFLGRWVERVGPRKTIVASACCFCGGLLVSALGAWLHSLSVLYLGYGVIGGVGLGLGYIAPVSTLVKWFPDRPGMATGLAIMGFGGGALIGAPLGVELMGRFKSAGSVGVWEAFLAMALLYFALMMFGAFTIRIPSAGWRPEGFVPSAKPRKLVSDADVPVDLAWKTPQFWLLWGVLCLNVTAGIGILGQASLICQDMFGVSAAVGGGFAGLLSLFNMAGRFFWSSASDHVGRKGVYCVYFLLGALLYCLIPFAQKTHSVALFVGLTATIISMYGGGFATIPAYLRDLFGTLHLGAIHGRLITSWSMAAVLGPQLVNYISTYRIAQGVPRAEAYNATMYLMAALLLAGLACNLLITPVDSRHHRHPDDPATDQDANS